CGGCGCTGTGCACAAGCCCTACAACTGCTCCCACTGTGGCAAGAGCTTCTCCCGGTGTGCACGGGGCTTCGGCCGCCCACTAggcgggtggggagggagggacggtcGGCGATGGAGGTGGCCTGGCCttggctggtggggagggagggagggaggtttcTGAGAATGGGGACAGGGAGCCACTCCCAGGGAGGAGGGCGGACAGCCTCTCCTGGTTACCAGGGAGCAGGGGGTGGTGCTTAGCAAAGGAGGTGGGTTTTTGGGTTGTAGGACAGCCTCAAGTGGGAGGAGGCCGAGGCAGCCCTGCACCAGAAGAGGGATTTCCTGCCTTACCAGGATTCTGAAACCCCGGGCTTGGGAGAAAATGTAGGGACCCAGGGAAAGGCCTGCTGTACAGTGTTAGGCAGACTCGGGGACACCTCCACACTCCAGggccctaaccccaaccccaacgTATCCCCAGGCCGGATCACCTCAACAGTCACGTCAGACAAGTGCACTCAACAGAACGGCCCTTCAAATGTGAGGTAGGAAGCCCGCCTCCTCCTGTCCTGGTTTTCATGATTTTGATCCTCATTGTAGTTGTCTGAGTTCAGCCTCTCAGaccccctttttctctctcttctttttgctttttcactcCATTTTTTCATCCCTTCTTCAAGGCCTCATCATCTCACTCCCATTTCCTACAGATCAAAGATCCCCAAGGCTCTGATTCCTTTAACCTCTTGCCCCCCTCTTCCTACTCCCCGAAGCTTTAACTCTCCTGACACCCCCcacgcccctcccccctccccagaaaTGTGAGGCAGCTTTTGCTACGAAGGATCGGCTGCGGGCCCACACAGTACGACACGAGGAGAAGGTGCCATGTCATGTGTGTGGCAAGATGTTGAGCTCGGCTTATATTTCGGACCACATGAAGGTGCACAGCCAGGGCCCTCACCATGTCTGTGAGCTCTGCAACAAAGGTACACGCTGAGAGgtgccgggggtggggtgggggacaaagGGTGGGGACAAAACCAGAGGCCCTTCCACAGATGTGGGTTAAAGGTGCTGTAGCCAAGAGCTCGTGGCATCTAGAGCCCTTTAGAAAGCAAATGAAGCAACATTGGGATGACTAAACATCATCACTAAGTTCGAAGAGGTCATGGCTTGAGGAGATGATCTACCAGAAAGAGTCCAcctctgggtgtgtgtggggagatgggagggggACACAACTGCTTTGGGGAAGGAGTGGTCAAGAGAGCCAGTTCCCAAGGGTCAGAAGACAAGGTTTCAGCTGTGCAGCCACAAGTTCTTGTCTTCAGCTCCTGGGGCAGGTGGAGTACAATGGCAGGGATTTAACAAGTACTCGCCCTGCCTCAGTGGTAGAGAAAGCTGCTTTTAAACAAATTCACTTCTTCACTGAGTAACCGGTCTGAGACTACATGGGGCACTGGAGGGAGGGGACACAGCCGTCTCTGCTGAGGGTCAACTCTTCAAGTGGCTAGGAATCAGTGTCCGGTCACCCCAGGAGAGATCCCCCAGCCACAGAGGATGGGTTCTGTGGATACCAAGGCCCAAAAGCCAACACCACTCAACCAGTTCTCAAGCTCAGGGAGGAGCTATGCCCCACCAGCCCCAGCAGAGTAGTTGGCCCCAGGCTACCAAGGATATGGTGGGAGGAGGACAGGGCCATCTGAGGAGGGTGTCCCCAGCCTAGGAGAACAACCCCGTCTCTGGGGTCTCCGCCTGgctgacccccacccccccatcccaatCCACCCCCCCCCATAGGCTTCACCACGGCAGCATACCTGCGCATCCACGCGGTGAAGGACCATGGGCTCCAGGCCCCGCGGGCTGACCGCATCCTGTGCAAGCTGTGCAGCGTGCACTGCAAGACCCCTGCCCAGCTGGCCGGCCACATGCAGACCCATCTGGGGGGGGCCGCCCCCCCTGTCCCGGGAGACGCCCCCCAGCCACAGCCCACCTGCTGAGGGGGACCCCCGCACCCACCAGGCAAGGCGTGGGGCATGGctggggggggtgggatggggcgtGTGGGACGAGGGGGCTCAAAGGGCCCAATAGGGGATCTTAGGAAGGCCAGGGATGCCCACCTATCACCCAAGTTAGGGAGACTTCTGGGGACAGGGAGGGCCTTTCAGGAGAACTGGGTAAGGATACGGGCCAAAATCTCTGGGGACCAAACAGGAAGTGAGCAACGGCTGTGTCCCACGGGAGGCTGTCTGGAAAGAGTCTGGGGCAAGGGGCAAGGTTCTTGCCATTCAGATTGCACTGTGATTTGGTGTTTCTCACCTTACAGGTACAGGTGAGGTCTGTCCAatggcggcagcggcggcggcggcggcagcagcggcagtGGCAGCCCCTCCCACAGCTGTGGGCTCCCTCTCGGGGGCCGAGGGGGTGCCTGTGAGCTCTCAGCCACTTCCCTCCCAGCCCTGGTGAGCTCCAAGTTggtgggggggagaggggagaatggaGGAAAGTCCCTTGGTACCAtctcctcttcccctctctcttcccaccAATTCCTCACTATTTCCCCCATCAACCaaggagcctccagaaggaaaggaggaagaagtgTTTTTCTTAGGGGAATTCGCTAGGTTTTAATGATTTGTTTCTCCTGCTCCTCTCTTTTCCCTATCAGCCCTGACCCCACACACACCTGTCCCCTCGGTTGTGTTGAGGCCCCCTGGACAGTGGGCAGGGGTGGCAGAGGACAGGAGTGGCCACTGCCCTCACCCCCTCTCCTCTCTGtaaccccctgccctgcccttccaGGGATTTGTGAGCCTTTCCCTCGATGGTCCTTCTTGCTCTCCTCCTTCCAGTGTCCCCCTACTGTTTGCTGCCCCTCCCTGGGGagttggtgctttttttttttttttttttccagggggagggaggagaggaaggagggaaatcaAAGATTCTGTCCCAGAGAGGGGGAAAGGTGAGATTTGAGGAGGGGCAGAAACAGGGAAGGCAGAGGTTATACTTTCATAAGGTGGGGTGGTTTGGGGTCAGGCCCTAAACATCATCCTGCTTGAGAATCTGTCAGGGGAAAACAAGTCAAGGGGAGCAAAAGAAGGAGCCACTAGGGCCAGAGGCAGGACAAGAGATGGAATCTTAGGGGGCCAGGGTCAATGGGGGGATCCAGGGACTAGAGGtgcttcctgggggtggggggaatgcagCCACAgtgtctcccccttccctcttccacccCAGCTCCATCCCTGGCCTTTTCTTTTCATCCCTCCCCCCGCGACAGAAGCTGTGGCCCTGGCCATGTCATCGTgttcctgtgtcccctgcatgttCCCCACCCTTCACCCCCTCCTTTTGCGCGGACCCcattacaataaattttaaataaaaacctgTCTCTGACTCAGTGAATGAATTGCTCTCACCAagccccctgtccccacccctaaGGGGATTCTTAGGCCTGTTGTCTGTCCCAGTCTTGCTCTGCCCTGTGCAGCTCTGGGGCTctggctccttcctccccagAGGCAGTATCAGTGGCTGCAGTCCAGATTCAGGGTGGGGCTGAGGCTCCGGTGACTGTGGAGAGCACGTTCCAGGACTCCGGAGTCTCTGGGGGAATACCCAGTCAGCACAGGCCCAGAATAGCCCCTGGAGATTTGAAGAGGCCTGGGTCAGAAACCCAAACAGTTGTGGGCCATAAATGCTGCTTTCCCCCAGCCAGGCCGATTGCCTGCTGCTCAGCCCAATACCTGCACACCCTTCAGGTCCTGGGAGTTGATGGATGATGTAGCTGCGAAAAGACTGGGCAACTCTGAGCCCTAAGATGGGGAACAATGAGGTTGAGAATAAAAACTGCACTTTTCCCCACTTGTTCTCTTCATTCTTGGTGTGGTCCAACCTGCTCTTACTCGGGCTCCTCTGCCGCAGCCCCCTCCTGCTGTTCCAGACTGCCCTTGCAGCCTCTACCCTGCCCCCTGCAATTCCCTTCCCAGTCCTTGCTCTGACCCTTACAAGGACCTTTTCTTGAGCCTTCCAGTACCCATTTCTGCTGCTGCTTCCTTGGGGGTAGAGGGACTTCCTGTTCGGCAGGCTCCCTTTTCTTGAAACCCCACCCCGGTCATCCTCTGCAGCCTCCCCAAGTCTTGCCTCATCTCCTCTTTCTGCTTGTAGGGGTGCCTCCACCTGGTCCTGCCTGTCCCACTGGTCCTGTCTCTTCGCAGACCCCTCTCCGtttcccccaaccccctgcctctgccaggACCCCCGGTGGCCGTTGGCGGGAGGGGGCTGGGGCATGGGAAGGAGGCACCCCCAGGTGCCGCGCGGGGGAAGGGCCAGGGAGCGGCGCGAGTGGTCCCCCGGCCGGTTGCCCAGGTAACGCGGGGCCTGGCACGCGTGGCTCCCTCCGGCTGGCCGAGAGGGGCGGGAGGCGTGCAAGGGGCGGGGGCGGTGCGCGGCAGCGGAGCGTAGGGGAGGGGAcctgagaggaggggaggaggggatgagcagaggggaggggagacccgccgcctccctccctcgctcACTGACTTGCTCCTTCCCGGGCTGCGGCTGCTGCAaccgcggcggtggcggtggcggcggcggcagcagcgggaGCAGTTTGGAGGCCGGCGTCGAGGTGAGACGGGAATGGACTGAGGCTGCGGGTAGTAGTGGACGGACAGACAGCGGACGCCGGGAGGGCTGTACGGGAATTCGGGCGCCTGGCGGACTGGCTGGTGGTGCTGGGCGCACCACGCCAATGGGAGGAAGCGGCGCCGGTCCCCCGGGGGCGAGGAAGTCcctgggagaggggctgggaaggggctCAGAGGAGATGCCCAGGTCCCCCAGGGAGGGGCGCGGGCGTCTACGCCCCAAAGGCGCATCAAGCAAACCGCGCTGGGCgcccagggaggaagggaggatggaTGCAGAGGGAGTGGAATGCGAGTTTCGGGGTTCTCTGCCCAGTCTGCCTATCGGAGTGCATGCGTCTCTGAACAGCTTGTTGATTTTGGGGCGCTGTGGTATCTACTAGGATCTGAGAGTCTGGATCTTGTTGGGTGGACCCAGGAAGAGACCATGGGGAGGATCCTGTTTACAAAAGGGTTCATCTTCCCAGGGCTCGCTAACCAGAAGACTGAGCAGAGCACTCCTCCCCAGAGATGTCCCAccccaaagcaaaggaaaccccaacttttcttcctttccccagaGGCAGCCCAAGGCTGGCACTGAGATAGGAGCATTGCCCTCTTGGGCTGCAGTGCTGAGAGCTACCTCTTCCCTCCTCACACTAAGcctgtctcctcctcttccaGGATTTGCTGCTGTCTCTGCTGCTCTATCCTTCCCACAGaggccctctcccctctcctatcTCAAGATGGCAGCCAGCAGCTCTGAGGTCTCTGAGATGAAGGGGGTAGAGGAGGGTCCCCAGACCCAGGGAGAAGGGCCTGGCCATTCTGAAGCCGGAACTGGTCCTCCCCAGATCCCAGCTGGGGTCCCAGATGAGCCAGAGACCCTGCAGCCAGGCCTAGACATCACTGGGGCCCCTGTGGACCCAGAGCCCAAGGCTGGGCTGGCTCCAGAAACCACAGAGATCCCAACCGTGGCCCCAGAAACAGCTCAGGCCAGAGACCTCAGCTCAAACCCAGGAGGGGAATCAAAGGCCAACTCCAGCAccgaagaaacatgccaagagcTAGCATCCAAACCAGAAGTGAGCAAAGAGGCCACTGCAAACCAGGGGTCCAACCTGGAATCCGCAGCCCCACTTGAGCCAGCCTCAGAGCCTGCTCCCCAGCTGGACCCCCAGCCGGACCCCCAGCCAGACCCTCAGCCAGACCCCCAGCCAGCTTCCCAGCCCACCTCCAAGCCAGTCCTTCAGCCGGAGCCCCCTACCCAGGAGGACCCCACCTCTGAGGTCCTGACTGAGAACGTGGGAGAAAAGCAGGAGAATGGGGCAGTGGTTCCCCTGCAGGctggtgatggtgatggggaAGAGGGTCCAGTCCTCCAGCCTCACTCACCACCCTCAACAAAAACCCCCCCAGCCAATGGGGCTCCACCCCGTGTGCTGCAGCAGCTGGTTGAGGAGGATAGACTAGGAAGGGCTCACAGTGGGCATTCAGGATCTCCCCGAGGTAGCCTGAGCCGCCACCCTAGTTCCCAGCTGGCAGGgtctggggtggaggggggtgaAGGCACCCAGAAACCTCGGGACTACATCATCCTCGCCATCCTGTCCTGCTTCTGCCCCATGTGGCCTGTCAACATCGTGGCCTTCGCTTATGCCGTCATGGTGAGCCCCAAGGGACCCTGGCCCAGGCCTGCTGTGGCTCCCAGCTTCCTGCCAGTGCTGGGACAGAGCCCCAGGAGTAACCTTGCCTTCCCTCCCCTTTCTGCATGGACCTCACTTCCCAATTACAGggcctttccttgcctcttcctaggaTTTCACCTTCTGAGCCCTACCTCTTCAGGTGGGAGGGAAGTTGAGACATTTCACACAGCCTTACTGACCTGTGCCCTCCTCCTGCTGCCTCTCCAATCCCCTTCCTCCCTTAACCACTGCTACCAACTGGCCTGTCTCCTTTGGACGACTCTCACACCTGATCCCGGCTGGGCTGgtgcccccacccctcaccctaACCCCAGTCCCGGAACAGCCTGCAGCAGGGGGACGTGGATGGGGCCCAGCGTCTGGGTCGCGTGGCCAAGCTCTTAAGCATCGTGGCGCTGGTAGGGGGGGTCCTCATCATCATCGCCTCCTGCGTCATCAACTTAGGCGGTGAGTGGGGGTCTGGGACAGGCCGGGAGGAATGGAAGGGTTGGCAAGGGCAGCTTTACTAACCCCTGCCCCTGATCTCTCCTGTCTGTCCTCCCTACTTCTTTGTCTCTCcttgtctcccctccccccccaactgtctctgtctgtccctccctctcctctcccacagTGTATAAGTGAGGGGCTCTGCCCTGCATTCCGAGACTTTTTTTCCTGTTGGGAGCTGCCTTGGGCCCATCCTCCCCTGCGGGGAGCCCAATCCATGGCCCAGGCCCGCACCCATAGGGACCAAGGGAGCCTGAGCGGCCTTGTTTACAGCTTCTTTCCTGCTCCTGCATCCTGCCAGGCTCCTCTGCCAACCGTAGGCCTCCCTTCTCCCTGCACTGTTTCCAACTTCCCTGCACTCCTGCCTGCATCGCCTCCAGCCTCTTGGCTTCCCTATCCCTGCACTTCTGGAAACCTCCTTGCACTTCTGGAAACCTCCCTGAACATCTCCCAAACTCTCTTTGCTCTCAGCCTCCCAGCATCTCTCCCCACCTTCCTGCACCACAACCTCCCGAGAATTTCCTGCACCTCAACCCTGGTCTCCCTTTCCCAACTTTCATTGTCTCAGCATCCTCcctcattcctttcttccttctctccttattcatctccctttccctctccacaTCCTccaccctcttcctcttcctgcctcctCATCGCCCCTCAGcatcctcccctccaccctcctccaccgTTCATTCTGCAAAAACTCCAGCACTTAgatcaggctgggggaggggagcagtgtCAGGAGAGGGCTCCCTAGCCCGGGCTCCGACTGTTCTCAGCTGGGACCACCCAGGTCCGGACGCCCCCATGGTGCCTCGGGGTCGCAGCGCTGGCAAGACAGGCCTCGTTTGGAGACTTGTGCACGGGTGGCCAGTACTGTTCCGAACACGCacctgggagaagggaggggcgcTGCTGTTGACCCTCCCCGGTCAGCCTGAGTTGACCTTCCCCACCTGGGCTTTTTAACCCAGTCAGAGAACTCGTTGGGGCTGGGGTCATTCACGTGCTTTGTAACGAAAGAACCCAAAAAATAGGACCAAAGCTCCCAGCTGCAGGGAGCAAGGGAGGGGCGGAGAGgtctatgattattttttaagaggACGAGAGAGGTTTGGGGGGCGGGGACAGAACCACAACGCGGTTGCGAGTTGGCGgggtcttttttccccctaaaaaaagaaaagtgtaggGAAAAAACCTAAAAgtctaaaagcaaaacaaaacaaaaggatacGCCAAACAGATTCTCCCTTTTTGTATGCCGGATGCTGCATGAGTGAAACACCAATAAACGGAGACTGCATGAGACTCGCCTCCAGCCTCAGTTGGTCCGTACGTGCGTGCGCCGCTGGGGCCCGAGGTACTGCCTCCTTTCGGGCAGAACCTATTGGGTGGTTTGCGCATGCGCCGCCCAGGTGGCCATCTTTACTATGGGCCGAAGCCTATCATTCCGGAGCGCCTATCTGCGCATGTGCAAGCCTTCCCTTGCTTTCCTCATCCAAGTAGCTTTGACTGAAACTGAGCCTCCCGCGCGATCTCTGTGCGCCTGCGTAGTGTGACCGTGCGCAGCCCGGGAGGCGGGTCTTAGCTCCTAGGTGCGTATGGCAGCTGAGGCGGCGAAACTTCGAGGTTTGGGGAGAGGGTGCCGGATCCAGGTGTAGAAAGGGGAGGTATCAAGGCGAGAAGAGCGGGTCCGGTCCTCTCCCGCCTGGAAAGTGGTTTCTGCCGGTCCCTGGGAACACCGGAGTATCGGATCTCGATCCGTGGGGGCGGGGTCCTTGGAGGGGACGGAGCGACCCCTCTTGGGAACAGGCGGTCTATTCGCAGGGACTGCTGTTGGAGTCTGATTGGTTAGAGAGACATTCCCTAAACCCCTGGGGAGCCCAACCCTTGGGGTTGGGGGATCCCCAGTTCAGTACTCCTGCATCTCCTATCATCGCAGGGCCCCTTCCCTAGTGACATATGTCCCTTGTCCGGGGCCATGGAGACATTGCAGCCACCACGGCGGCGCCTCTGTCTGAAGAAGGGGAAGTGACCTCCGGCCTCCAGGCTCTGGCCGTGGAGGATACCGGAGGCCCCTCTGCTTCGGCCGATCAAGCCGaggaagagggggaaggaggCCGGGAGGAGACTGAGCATGAGGGGTCCGGGGCCGAGGAGGTGCAGGGAGAAGCCCCCAGCACTGAGGGGGAAGAGCATGCCAAGGGAGAATCCGAGGACTGGTGCGTGCCCTGCAGCGATGAAGAGGTGGAGCTGCCCGCGGATGGGCAGTCCTGGATGCCACCCCCCTCGGAAATCCAAAGGCTCTATGAACTGCTGGCTGCCCACGGCACTCTGGAGCTACAGGCTGAGATCCTGCCCCGCCGGCCACCCACACCTGAGGCCCAGAGTGAAGAGGAGAGATCCGATGAGGAGCCAGAGaccaaagaggaggaagaggaaaagtgaGGGCACGCCCTTACACCTTGTCCTTGAGGCTGCTCCCCTGATGCCGGGAGGAagtagggaggggaggggggacccAGGAGCATGGgaagtggagggagggaagagagctgGAGAGGAAGAGCCAGCAGGCTGTGGAGAAGTGGGGGTGTTTGGGGGGAACCACCCTCACCTTTCACTCTCTGTCCCCCTGTCCCAGACCGCACATGCCCACAGAATTTGACTTTGATGATGAGCCAATGACACCAAAGGACTCCCTGATTGACCGGAGACGCACCCCAGGTACAGACAAGAGGGGAGAATTGGGGTGGTGGTGAAGGGCCTCTGCTTCCACTTACTCAGAAAGTGACTCCCTAAAAGAGGCTTGCTTGGTGCCTTGATATCTACAGAACTTGTTTCAGGAGAGAGCATGCCCCCAGTTGTGCCATCCTTCCAGCTTTGGTGGTCCCCTATCTTCCGCAGATAATTCCATCATGCTTCCCATTCCTTTGATCTCAGTCCCCCCCCAGAAGGCCAAGTCGTTATCATTATTATCTAGATCCACATCCCTACACTACTGTGTACATCTCCTAATCTGACCCAGTTTCCCATCCCGTGTGCCTTCCTAGAATTTACCCTCGGAGCCattctctttttgtttgcttgtttttttaataaatttatttatttatttatttttggctgctttgtgtctttgttgctgcacacgggctttctctagttgtggcgagtgggggctactctgttgcggtgtgcaggcttctcattgcggtggcttctcttgttgcagagcacgggctctaggcacatgggcttcagtaattgtggcacgcgggctgtagagcatacgctcagtagttgtggcacacgggcttaattgctccgcggcatgtggatcttcccggaccagggctcgaacccatgtcccctgcattggcaggcagattcttaaccactgtgccaccagggagttTCCCCCTCGGAGCCAgtgttgatttctctttcttttacccCAGCATTCAAGCCAGCAGCAAGTCTTGTTAGCTCTGCCTGCACCCTTATCCAAGCCACCATCTCTCTTGCCTAGATAGTTGTGGTGgctcctaactggtcttcctgtCGCCAGCCTCAGCAGCCAGAGACGGGTTTATGTTTCAAAACATAAATTGTGTCACTTCTCTGTTTTAAATTCTCCAAAGGATTCCAtttctggggggcgggggtggggtggtgtaTGAGTGTGTCAGTTGAGAATCCAACCCCGCCCTCCCCCCAGGGCTTCCATGTAAACTAAAAGATCCAAACCCCTTATCGTGGCCTGTAGGTCATATCTTTCCTGTCTCCCCCAGCTCTACATTTCTCATTGAACAGACCTCCCTGTTCTTGCCCTGGGGCTTTTGCACTTGCTCGTCCCCTACCTGGGATGCTTCTCCCCAGTCTTCATATTTCTAGCCCCTTCTCATAATTCAGATCTTCACTGCCCACCCCATCTGAGGCCCCATCCCTAAACCTCAGAACCTCCAGGACAGGCCTGGAAATCTCTGTTCAATGAGCTCCCCAAGTGATTAGTAAGATCCAGGCGGGGCTGGTGCACACTGCCTCACTCGCTTCCACATTTCTCTCATTCCCCTTCTCCAGGAAGCTCAGCCCGGAGCCAGAAACGGGAAGCGCGCCTGGACAAGGTCCTCTCAGACATGAAGCGACACAAGAAGCTGGAGGAGCAGATCCTTCGTACTGGCAGGGACCTCTTCAGCCTGGACTCAGAGGATGCCAGCCCCACCAGCCCCCCGCTCCGGTCCTCAGGAAGTAGTCTCTTCCCCCGGCAGCGGAAATACTGAGCGCTGCTGCCCTTAGGGTGCAGAGCCTACCTGCCCTTCTTCCCTGACCCAGGCTGCTGGGAAACTTGGGAAGAGGAGAGACACTCCAAGCTCCCAACACAGCACCTTGCCAGAAAGAGGACATACgtgtatgtgtttatgttttctattgaACATCTCTTTGGAGACCTGGGCTAAATTTtctgaatctaaaataaaaaataccaagTTATCTTCTCTTAGAGGAGGGACTGCAGCTGGAACCGAAACAGCTGTGGAGAGGCAAAATTGTACGCACCCAGATTGGGAAATTAAAGCCAGATGGGGTAGAAGTGAACTCGGTCAGCACCTGCCCCCTGCCTCGGGCCGAGGACCCTCCCCAGTCTCATGCCAGTGCTGCCAGCTGGCTCTGAGGTGGGAATTCCTGCACTGAGTGAGCTGCAGTGCCTTCAGCTGCAGTAGAAGCAgcccagaggagaaaaaaacaaaaccaaacaaatgagaACCAGCTGCAAGGGCCCTTTAAATGCCTAAGCCTCACCCCCTGAGTCTGCCCTGCCCTGCCGGGAAGTCATCTCTAGGGCTGGGTGAAGGAGTTTCCTGATCTGAGGACTCTGTTGCAGCCAGCCACACTTCTGGATGTGAGTACTTCATACAGGCCTCAAAGCCCCAAACCAGTTGGTGGGACCTTGTGTCCTTCAAGACCCTCTCTAGCTCTGTCCTGCCTTCTAGGGCTTGCTTCATCTGGGGCAGGTGGTCTCTGAACCAGAACCGGGAGAAGATGGGTGGAAGCTTAGCCTTGGGAGGCTTTGCTTTCCTTGGAGTTTTTTCTGGCTTCTGAAGTAAAGGTAGATCAACTTGTCATCTTGCCAACACCCTCACCCCTCCTAATCTCAGGCCTCTCTGACCTTAAGCTCCCCCATCAGCAGTAGGGGCAGAGGAAACTTAAGGGGTCCATTTAGATTCCCTCCTGGAGTGAGATTGGTCCCTGCTAGACTCCCCCTGGGGACCTGAGCTCTGGCCTGTCCCTTTGAGCTTTGAAAATGTGACT
This portion of the Pseudorca crassidens isolate mPseCra1 chromosome 15, mPseCra1.hap1, whole genome shotgun sequence genome encodes:
- the PAGR1 gene encoding PAXIP1-associated glutamate-rich protein 1, whose translation is MSLVRGHGDIAATTAAPLSEEGEVTSGLQALAVEDTGGPSASADQAEEEGEGGREETEHEGSGAEEVQGEAPSTEGEEHAKGESEDWCVPCSDEEVELPADGQSWMPPPSEIQRLYELLAAHGTLELQAEILPRRPPTPEAQSEEERSDEEPETKEEEEEKPHMPTEFDFDDEPMTPKDSLIDRRRTPGSSARSQKREARLDKVLSDMKRHKKLEEQILRTGRDLFSLDSEDASPTSPPLRSSGSSLFPRQRKY
- the PRRT2 gene encoding proline-rich transmembrane protein 2 isoform X1, with product MAASSSEVSEMKGVEEGPQTQGEGPGHSEAGTGPPQIPAGVPDEPETLQPGLDITGAPVDPEPKAGLAPETTEIPTVAPETAQARDLSSNPGGESKANSSTEETCQELASKPEVSKEATANQGSNLESAAPLEPASEPAPQLDPQPDPQPDPQPDPQPASQPTSKPVLQPEPPTQEDPTSEVLTENVGEKQENGAVVPLQAGDGDGEEGPVLQPHSPPSTKTPPANGAPPRVLQQLVEEDRLGRAHSGHSGSPRGSLSRHPSSQLAGSGVEGGEGTQKPRDYIILAILSCFCPMWPVNIVAFAYAVMSRNSLQQGDVDGAQRLGRVAKLLSIVALVGGVLIIIASCVINLGGEWGSGTGREEWKGWQGQLY
- the PRRT2 gene encoding proline-rich transmembrane protein 2 isoform X2, which produces MAASSSEVSEMKGVEEGPQTQGEGPGHSEAGTGPPQIPAGVPDEPETLQPGLDITGAPVDPEPKAGLAPETTEIPTVAPETAQARDLSSNPGGESKANSSTEETCQELASKPEVSKEATANQGSNLESAAPLEPASEPAPQLDPQPDPQPDPQPDPQPASQPTSKPVLQPEPPTQEDPTSEVLTENVGEKQENGAVVPLQAGDGDGEEGPVLQPHSPPSTKTPPANGAPPRVLQQLVEEDRLGRAHSGHSGSPRGSLSRHPSSQLAGSGVEGGEGTQKPRDYIILAILSCFCPMWPVNIVAFAYAVMSRNSLQQGDVDGAQRLGRVAKLLSIVALVGGVLIIIASCVINLGVYK